In a genomic window of Saccharothrix sp. HUAS TT1:
- a CDS encoding SDR family NAD(P)-dependent oxidoreductase codes for MVDVAVVTGAARGFGLEIARRLRGRGYEVVLTDVDAGVAEAARLVGGHGVVADVRDPAAHRAVAERAAALGRLSVWVNNAGVVLTGQPWEHGDDVVRRTVEVNLLGVVFGCRVAVEAMRVGGGRILNIASMSAFGPVPGLAVYAATKAGVVNFGLSLEGDLRRAGVPVRVLTCCPDAADTGLVRSVRDDPASAILFSGGRLLSAAEVADRAVAMLDGRRLVRAVPGHRAGMARVGAVAPAVGLRVLDLMRRWGDRRRVGR; via the coding sequence ATGGTGGACGTCGCGGTGGTGACCGGCGCGGCGCGCGGGTTCGGGCTGGAGATCGCCCGCCGGCTGCGCGGGCGCGGGTACGAGGTGGTGCTGACCGATGTCGACGCCGGGGTGGCGGAGGCCGCCCGGCTGGTCGGCGGGCACGGGGTGGTGGCCGACGTGCGCGACCCGGCGGCGCACCGGGCGGTGGCGGAGCGGGCGGCGGCGCTCGGGCGGCTGTCGGTGTGGGTCAACAACGCCGGGGTGGTGCTCACCGGTCAGCCGTGGGAGCACGGTGACGACGTGGTGCGGCGGACGGTCGAGGTGAACCTGCTGGGGGTGGTGTTCGGCTGCCGGGTGGCGGTCGAGGCGATGCGGGTGGGAGGCGGGCGCATCCTGAACATCGCGTCGATGTCGGCGTTCGGCCCGGTGCCGGGGCTCGCGGTGTACGCGGCGACCAAGGCGGGGGTGGTGAACTTCGGGCTGAGCCTGGAGGGCGACCTGCGGCGGGCCGGTGTGCCGGTGCGGGTGCTCACCTGCTGCCCGGACGCGGCGGACACCGGGCTGGTGCGCTCGGTCCGCGACGACCCGGCGTCGGCGATCCTGTTCTCCGGCGGTCGGCTGCTGTCGGCGGCGGAGGTGGCCGATCGGGCGGTGGCGATGCTGGACGGCCGCCGGTTGGTCCGCGCGGTGCCGGGCCACCGGGCGGGGATGGCGCGGGTCGGCGCGGTGGCGCCCGCGGTGGGGTTGCGGGTGCTGGACCTGATGCGCCGGTGGGGTGATCGGCGGCGAGTGGGCCGGTGA
- a CDS encoding MFS transporter, whose protein sequence is MRARTSALAATTVAAGSSGYVVAAVLTEVAADHGVTTAAAGHTLTAFALAYAVGSPLLAMLTARVERRTLLVVALLVTALGNIGSAVAPTLDLLLVARVLTACGAALATPAATAVAAQLDPDHKARAMAVVTAGLTAATLLGVPAGRLVADQHGYRAAFVLVAVLCVVAALVVRAAVPRVPPGPVVGFRQRLAPLADPPVRRLLAVSLLACLATFAVYGYLGAITGRPPDGGHLLAYGVGGVLGNAIGGLAADRHGPRTPLLVALGGCAAVLAVLATAPVGPTAFVVMAAWGGLFWAFNPPLFAALVAVDPDRANLLLALNASAIYTGIACAGVLGGAIDAPAVPLVGAAVAVAATAIAATTRGRRLVAS, encoded by the coding sequence ATGCGCGCCCGGACCTCCGCGCTCGCGGCGACGACCGTGGCCGCGGGGTCCAGCGGGTACGTGGTCGCGGCGGTGCTCACCGAGGTCGCCGCCGACCACGGCGTCACCACCGCCGCGGCCGGGCACACGCTGACGGCGTTCGCCCTGGCCTACGCGGTCGGCTCGCCCCTGCTGGCGATGCTGACGGCGCGGGTCGAGCGGCGCACCCTGCTGGTGGTCGCGCTGCTGGTCACCGCGCTGGGCAACATCGGCTCGGCGGTCGCGCCGACGCTGGACCTGCTGCTGGTCGCCAGGGTGCTCACCGCGTGCGGCGCGGCGCTGGCCACCCCGGCGGCCACCGCGGTCGCCGCCCAGCTCGACCCCGACCACAAGGCCAGGGCGATGGCGGTGGTCACCGCGGGTCTGACCGCGGCGACCCTGCTCGGCGTGCCCGCCGGGCGGCTGGTGGCCGACCAGCACGGCTACCGGGCGGCGTTCGTGCTGGTCGCGGTGCTGTGCGTGGTCGCGGCCCTGGTGGTGCGGGCCGCCGTGCCGCGGGTGCCGCCCGGTCCGGTGGTCGGGTTCCGGCAGCGGCTCGCGCCGCTGGCCGACCCGCCGGTGCGGCGGCTGCTGGCCGTGTCGCTGCTGGCGTGCCTGGCGACGTTCGCGGTGTACGGCTACCTCGGCGCGATCACCGGCCGGCCACCGGACGGCGGCCACCTGCTCGCCTACGGCGTCGGCGGCGTGCTCGGCAACGCGATCGGCGGCCTGGCCGCGGACCGGCACGGGCCGCGCACACCGCTGCTGGTGGCGCTGGGCGGGTGCGCCGCGGTGCTCGCGGTGCTGGCCACCGCGCCGGTCGGGCCGACGGCGTTCGTCGTGATGGCCGCGTGGGGCGGGTTGTTCTGGGCGTTCAACCCACCGCTGTTCGCGGCCCTGGTGGCAGTGGACCCGGACCGGGCGAACCTCCTGCTCGCCCTGAACGCGTCCGCGATCTACACGGGCATCGCCTGCGCCGGTGTGCTCGGCGGCGCGATCGACGCCCCGGCTGTCCCCCTCGTGGGCGCCGCCGTCGCCGTCGCCGCCACCGCGATCGCCGCGACGACCAGGGGGAGGAGGTTGGTGGCGAGCTGA
- the ligD gene encoding non-homologous end-joining DNA ligase: MAGQVPSVELEVGDRAVRISNPDRVYFPARGETKLDLARYYLAVGDGVVRALRDRPCMMHRFPSGVTGEKVHQKRLPRGAPPWVRTVRVHFPRYDRHADELCVGDLADVLWAVQMSTVEFHPWNSRAADTEKPDEWRIDLDPMPDCPFSRVRRVARVVREVLAELGAVGWPKTSGGAGLHVYVRIRPEWGFTDVRRAALAFAREVERRAPDDVTTAWWRRDRDPGSVFVDYNQNARDHTIASAYSVRGVPEATVSTPVRWDEVDSLDPRDFTIATVPARFAELGDLHAGIDDAPFSLEPLLEWADRDGAELPEG, encoded by the coding sequence ATGGCCGGACAGGTGCCTTCGGTGGAGCTGGAGGTCGGGGACCGCGCCGTGCGGATCTCCAACCCGGATCGCGTCTACTTCCCCGCGCGCGGGGAGACCAAGCTGGACCTCGCCCGGTACTACCTCGCGGTCGGCGACGGCGTCGTCCGCGCCCTGCGCGACCGCCCGTGCATGATGCACCGCTTCCCGTCCGGGGTGACCGGCGAGAAGGTGCACCAGAAGCGGCTGCCGCGGGGCGCGCCGCCGTGGGTGCGGACCGTGCGGGTGCACTTCCCCCGCTACGACCGGCACGCCGACGAGTTGTGCGTCGGCGACCTGGCGGACGTGCTGTGGGCGGTGCAGATGTCGACCGTGGAGTTCCACCCGTGGAACTCGCGCGCCGCCGACACCGAGAAGCCGGACGAGTGGCGCATCGACCTGGACCCGATGCCGGACTGCCCGTTCTCCCGGGTGCGGCGGGTCGCGCGGGTCGTGCGGGAGGTGCTGGCCGAGCTGGGCGCGGTGGGCTGGCCGAAGACGTCGGGCGGGGCGGGGCTGCACGTCTACGTGCGGATCAGGCCGGAGTGGGGTTTCACCGACGTGCGGCGGGCGGCGCTGGCGTTCGCGCGCGAGGTGGAGCGGCGTGCGCCGGACGACGTGACCACCGCGTGGTGGCGGCGGGATCGGGACCCGGGCAGCGTCTTCGTGGACTACAACCAAAATGCTCGCGACCACACGATCGCGAGCGCGTACTCGGTGCGGGGCGTGCCGGAGGCGACCGTGTCGACACCCGTGCGGTGGGACGAGGTCGACTCGCTGGACCCGCGCGACTTCACCATCGCCACGGTGCCCGCGCGGTTCGCCGAGCTGGGCGACCTGCACGCCGGGATCGACGACGCGCCGTTCTCGCTGGAACCGCTGCTGGAGTGGGCCGACCGGGACGGCGCCGAGCTGCCCGAGGGGTGA
- a CDS encoding bifunctional DNA primase/polymerase, whose protein sequence is MSKYRAALAAVERGWPVVPLRPHGKAPAVPGWDAEATLDRDRIRSWWSRRAYNVGIACGPAGLLVVDLDVPHGREAFARRAWQHGAEDPRDTYTVATPSGGEHRYFRAPDAPLGNSVAKLAPHVDTRGAGGYVVAAGSQLGDGRYRVLRDAPVAPAPGWLVAVLTPEPPEDLPIPAQRPAPRRVDAYRAAVVEGEVERVREARPGVRAHIVFTAACRLGELVGAGWLDEASAVAALLTAASAHNGVEGWTEREALHHVENGIALGRRRPRVLR, encoded by the coding sequence ATGTCCAAGTACCGGGCGGCACTGGCCGCCGTCGAACGGGGTTGGCCCGTGGTCCCGCTGCGCCCGCACGGCAAGGCGCCCGCGGTGCCCGGCTGGGACGCCGAGGCCACCCTGGACCGCGACCGGATCAGGAGCTGGTGGTCGCGCCGGGCCTACAACGTCGGCATCGCGTGCGGCCCGGCCGGGTTGCTGGTGGTCGACCTCGACGTGCCGCACGGCCGCGAGGCGTTCGCCCGCCGGGCCTGGCAGCACGGCGCGGAGGACCCCCGCGACACCTACACGGTGGCGACGCCCAGCGGGGGAGAGCACCGTTACTTCCGGGCTCCCGACGCGCCGCTGGGCAACAGCGTCGCCAAGCTCGCGCCGCACGTGGACACGCGTGGCGCGGGCGGGTACGTGGTGGCGGCGGGCTCGCAGCTCGGCGACGGCCGGTACCGGGTGCTTCGGGACGCGCCGGTGGCGCCCGCCCCGGGGTGGCTGGTCGCCGTGCTGACCCCGGAGCCGCCCGAAGACCTGCCGATCCCGGCGCAACGCCCCGCGCCGCGCCGGGTGGACGCCTACCGCGCCGCCGTCGTGGAGGGCGAGGTGGAACGCGTCCGCGAGGCCAGGCCGGGCGTCCGCGCGCACATCGTGTTCACGGCCGCCTGCCGGCTCGGCGAACTGGTCGGCGCCGGCTGGCTGGACGAGGCGAGCGCCGTGGCGGCGCTGCTGACCGCGGCCTCGGCGCACAACGGCGTCGAGGGGTGGACCGAGCGGGAGGCGCTGCACCACGTCGAGAACGGCATCGCGCTCGGCCGCCGCCGACCTCGCGTGCTGCGCTGA
- a CDS encoding ArsR/SmtB family transcription factor: MDEVLEVGSPGQYKALAHPLRQRLLFALGRAPATTSQLAVSLGAQKGNVAHHLKVLREAGLIRVAETRRVRGGTERYYQRTAKRLSVPGPAAGHTEALLGAVAEELRQAPGQPVLALRHLRLTEEGARELGEVLRRVVDQAEDVGGDEAVHGVLVALYRQS, encoded by the coding sequence GTGGACGAGGTGCTGGAGGTCGGCTCGCCCGGGCAGTACAAGGCGTTGGCGCACCCGCTGCGCCAACGCCTGCTGTTCGCGCTCGGCCGCGCGCCCGCGACGACCAGCCAGCTGGCGGTCTCGCTCGGCGCGCAGAAGGGCAACGTCGCCCACCACCTGAAGGTGCTGCGGGAGGCCGGCCTGATCCGCGTCGCCGAGACCCGCCGGGTGCGCGGCGGCACCGAGCGGTACTACCAGCGCACGGCGAAGCGCCTGTCCGTGCCGGGTCCGGCGGCCGGGCACACCGAGGCGCTGCTCGGCGCGGTCGCCGAGGAGCTGCGGCAGGCGCCCGGGCAGCCGGTGCTGGCGCTGCGCCACCTCCGGCTCACCGAGGAGGGCGCGCGGGAGCTGGGCGAGGTGCTGCGGCGGGTGGTGGACCAGGCCGAGGACGTCGGAGGTGACGAAGCCGTGCACGGCGTCCTGGTGGCCCTGTACCGGCAGTCCTGA
- a CDS encoding S41 family peptidase codes for MDIPAIIDRTRGLLVEHYVFQDVAAELDALLAARTAAYSAATPEELAAVVTADLQSVNGDRHLRLKFHRDEVPEGDDEAVMRQVAREFERSLGGVPQLRLLAGGVVHLELAPSLFPLAWAAEGITAAFTLASHAEALLLDLRDNTGGDPQTVAFACSYLLDEATHLNTMHDRSGAAARQFWSQSHVPGARFGGTKPVYVLTSGKTFSGAEELAYDLQQLDRAVVVGERTGGGAHPRRGFTVHPHLEATVPVARAVNPVSGTNWELVGVTPDIEVPATDALDRAHREALAELDRRGGDSPPPATA; via the coding sequence GTGGACATCCCAGCGATCATCGACCGGACTCGCGGCCTGCTGGTCGAGCACTACGTCTTCCAGGACGTGGCGGCGGAGTTGGACGCCCTGCTCGCCGCCCGGACGGCGGCGTACTCGGCGGCGACCCCCGAGGAGCTGGCCGCCGTCGTCACCGCCGACCTCCAGTCGGTGAACGGCGACCGGCACCTGCGGCTGAAGTTCCACCGGGACGAGGTGCCCGAGGGCGACGACGAGGCGGTCATGCGGCAGGTCGCCCGCGAGTTCGAGCGGTCCCTCGGCGGCGTGCCGCAGCTGCGCCTGCTGGCGGGCGGCGTGGTCCACCTGGAACTGGCGCCGTCCCTGTTCCCGCTGGCGTGGGCCGCCGAGGGCATCACCGCCGCGTTCACGCTGGCGTCGCACGCCGAGGCGTTGCTGCTCGACCTGCGCGACAACACCGGCGGCGACCCGCAGACGGTCGCGTTCGCGTGCAGCTACCTGCTGGACGAGGCGACCCACCTGAACACCATGCACGACCGGTCCGGTGCGGCGGCCCGGCAGTTCTGGAGCCAGTCGCACGTGCCGGGCGCGCGGTTCGGCGGCACGAAGCCGGTGTACGTGCTGACCAGCGGTAAGACGTTCTCCGGCGCCGAGGAACTGGCTTACGACCTGCAGCAGCTCGACCGGGCCGTGGTGGTCGGCGAGCGCACCGGCGGCGGCGCGCACCCGCGGCGCGGCTTCACCGTGCACCCGCACCTGGAGGCGACCGTCCCGGTCGCGCGGGCGGTCAACCCGGTGTCCGGCACGAACTGGGAGCTGGTCGGCGTGACGCCGGACATCGAGGTCCCGGCCACCGACGCCCTCGACCGCGCCCACCGCGAGGCGCTGGCCGAGCTGGACCGGCGGGGCGGGGACTCGCCACCGCCGGCCACCGCTTGA
- a CDS encoding SulP family inorganic anion transporter produces MNPSAPKTASRRPVLAALRDPKVLRTEVLAGLVVALALIPEAISFSIIAGVSPSVGLFASFTMAVVISVVGGRPAMISAATGAVALVVAPLVHDHGLGHLLAAVILGGLVQVALGAIGVAGLMRFVPRSVMVGFVNSLAILIFLAQVPELVDVPWVVYPLVVGALVLMVLFPRLTKVVPAPLVSIVALTALTVGAGIAVPTVGDRGELPSSLPVPGIPDVPLTLETLRIIAPYALALALVGLMESLMTAKLVDDLTDTRSNKTRESIGQGVANVVTGFFGGMGGCAMIGQTMINVKSGARTRLSTFLAGSFLMVLCVVFGPVVSQIPMAALVAVMVLVSFATFDWHSVAPATLRRMPVGEIGVMVITVAVVVATHNLAIGVVVGSIAAMAVFARRVARVAAVEARQDGDRVVYTVTGELFFASSNDLAHRFDYAGDPDRVVIDLSAAHIWDASSVAVLDAVTAKYEQRGKTVEITGLNRHSAEIHGALTGELRSH; encoded by the coding sequence GTGAACCCCTCCGCACCGAAGACGGCGTCCCGCCGCCCGGTCCTGGCCGCGCTGCGCGACCCGAAGGTCCTGCGCACCGAAGTGCTCGCCGGGCTGGTGGTGGCCCTGGCCCTGATCCCCGAGGCGATCTCCTTCTCGATCATCGCCGGCGTCTCGCCCAGCGTCGGCCTGTTCGCCTCGTTCACCATGGCCGTGGTGATCTCGGTCGTCGGCGGGCGTCCCGCGATGATCTCCGCCGCCACCGGCGCGGTCGCCCTGGTCGTCGCGCCGCTCGTGCACGACCACGGCCTCGGGCACCTGCTGGCCGCGGTGATCCTGGGCGGCCTGGTCCAGGTCGCGCTCGGCGCGATCGGCGTGGCCGGGCTGATGCGGTTCGTGCCGCGCTCGGTGATGGTCGGGTTCGTCAACTCGCTGGCCATCCTGATCTTCCTGGCCCAGGTGCCGGAGCTGGTCGACGTGCCGTGGGTGGTGTACCCGCTGGTGGTCGGCGCGCTGGTGCTGATGGTGCTGTTCCCGCGGCTGACCAAGGTCGTGCCCGCGCCGCTGGTGTCGATCGTGGCCCTGACCGCGTTGACGGTGGGCGCGGGCATCGCCGTGCCGACGGTCGGCGACCGGGGCGAGCTGCCCTCGTCCCTGCCCGTGCCGGGCATCCCCGACGTGCCGCTCACGCTGGAGACGTTGCGGATCATCGCTCCGTACGCGCTGGCGCTGGCGCTGGTCGGGCTGATGGAGTCGTTGATGACGGCGAAGCTCGTCGACGACCTGACCGACACCCGGTCGAACAAGACCCGGGAGTCGATCGGGCAGGGCGTCGCCAACGTGGTGACCGGGTTCTTCGGCGGCATGGGCGGCTGCGCGATGATCGGCCAGACGATGATCAACGTGAAGAGCGGCGCGCGGACCAGGCTGTCGACGTTCCTGGCGGGCTCGTTCCTGATGGTGCTGTGCGTGGTGTTCGGGCCGGTGGTGTCGCAGATCCCGATGGCGGCGCTGGTCGCGGTGATGGTGCTGGTGTCGTTCGCGACCTTCGACTGGCACTCGGTCGCGCCGGCCACGCTGCGCCGGATGCCGGTCGGCGAGATCGGCGTGATGGTGATCACCGTGGCCGTGGTGGTGGCCACGCACAACCTGGCGATCGGCGTGGTGGTCGGCTCGATCGCCGCGATGGCGGTGTTCGCCCGCCGGGTCGCCCGGGTGGCCGCCGTCGAGGCGAGGCAGGACGGCGACCGGGTGGTGTACACGGTGACCGGTGAGCTGTTCTTCGCGTCGAGCAACGACCTGGCGCACCGGTTCGACTACGCGGGCGACCCGGACCGGGTGGTGATCGACCTGTCGGCCGCGCACATCTGGGACGCCTCGTCGGTGGCGGTGCTGGACGCCGTCACCGCGAAGTACGAGCAGCGGGGGAAGACGGTCGAGATCACCGGCCTGAACCGGCACAGCGCCGAGATCCACGGCGCCCTGACGGGCGAACTGCGCAGCCACTGA
- a CDS encoding AAA domain-containing protein yields the protein MTVPAVLRTLARLSASEQPQRVQLDLTRTAGLVWLGDDETAWRTLGGDQDQELPQRTPTPWTARPDQQAPVDRLASFDALHREDRLLRLGWAFLCGPATVDGRRRRMCLPLVSRPVRLHPAGRRGYAFQVAGDVGVFPLLADWSRAAELETRLARGPEWIGATLAASGFTGVPVLGPEHDPRGLVGGDELVVVAGAGLHAGEPVVSTERGSALYAWARTPGVEATALAGLYSTAADPVEPVGDLAGALPLSPSQRAAVLAARTAPVTVVGGPPGSGKTHTLAAIALDAVASGRSVLLASRTRNAADVLGEALRRAGGPAPVLFGDSELRQEVARELSAGLAATTAKGELDRLDRDRRAATAAVTRVERAVGAALRDEELVGAAVRFQALMPAHRSVAPRAFADGADFERLHGLLRPRTGLFGGWRTRWAVRSARRLVGAAADVGVVDLEAAVLAAEQSAAQVRVATDGGTSLTSLRGLLAEGDARAHAAIAGWVAALAVSGRGAGPRRAVAALATALRSGRAARRRALAGVSTEHLVAALPLWVGTLADVEDILPAVPGAFDLVVIDEASHVDQPLAAPALLRGRRAVIGGDPRQLRHVSFVGERAVREAVAAEGAGSLADRLDVPKVSLFDAGAAVAGVHWLTEHHRCAPHLIGFAATRFYEGRIALLTTHPSVADVDCIDVERVAGVRDDKGVNEVEVEAVLAHLRRRIAAGVRSTGVVTPFRAQADALERALLDRLSLDEITTGGVRVGTVHGVQGSEFDEVVISLALTDEDRPAAWRFANDRNLLAVLTTRARRLVHVVTSATEPVGLIGEYLRHAGTPPTGTAGATPPDEWTRVLAAELVALGLTVRTGYPVGRWRVDLVVGERQAAVALDTRPHPDGPAAHLDRWRALRGAGWRMHDAFPSRFDHDPARAAVELAQELAREPAHRA from the coding sequence GTGACCGTACCCGCAGTGCTGCGCACGCTGGCCCGGCTCAGCGCGTCCGAGCAGCCGCAACGGGTGCAGCTCGACCTGACCAGGACGGCCGGGCTGGTGTGGCTCGGCGACGACGAGACCGCGTGGCGGACCCTCGGCGGGGATCAGGACCAAGAGCTGCCGCAGCGGACGCCGACGCCGTGGACCGCGCGGCCCGACCAGCAGGCGCCCGTCGACCGGCTGGCCTCGTTCGACGCGCTGCACCGGGAGGACCGGCTGCTGCGGCTGGGCTGGGCGTTCCTGTGCGGACCGGCGACGGTGGACGGCCGGCGCAGGCGGATGTGCCTGCCCCTGGTGTCGCGGCCGGTCCGGCTGCACCCGGCGGGCAGGCGGGGCTACGCCTTCCAGGTCGCCGGTGACGTGGGGGTCTTCCCCCTGCTGGCCGACTGGTCCCGGGCGGCCGAGTTGGAGACGCGGCTGGCCAGGGGCCCGGAGTGGATCGGGGCGACGCTGGCGGCGAGCGGGTTCACCGGCGTGCCGGTGCTCGGGCCGGAGCACGACCCGCGCGGGCTGGTCGGCGGCGACGAGCTGGTCGTGGTCGCGGGCGCCGGGCTGCACGCCGGTGAGCCGGTGGTCAGCACCGAGCGCGGTTCGGCGCTGTACGCGTGGGCGCGCACGCCGGGCGTGGAGGCGACCGCGTTGGCGGGCCTCTACTCGACCGCGGCGGACCCGGTGGAACCGGTGGGCGACTTGGCCGGTGCGCTGCCGTTGAGCCCGAGCCAGCGGGCGGCCGTGCTGGCGGCCCGGACCGCGCCGGTGACGGTGGTCGGCGGGCCGCCGGGCAGCGGCAAGACGCACACGCTGGCCGCGATCGCGCTGGACGCCGTCGCCTCCGGCCGCTCGGTGCTGCTGGCCAGTCGGACCCGCAACGCCGCCGACGTGCTCGGCGAGGCGCTGCGCCGGGCGGGCGGACCGGCGCCGGTCCTGTTCGGCGACTCCGAGCTGCGGCAGGAGGTGGCGCGGGAGCTGAGCGCCGGGCTGGCAGCCACCACCGCGAAGGGCGAGCTGGACCGGCTCGACCGGGACCGGCGGGCCGCCACCGCGGCGGTGACCCGGGTCGAGCGGGCGGTCGGCGCGGCGTTGCGGGACGAGGAGCTGGTCGGGGCGGCGGTGCGGTTCCAGGCGCTGATGCCCGCGCACCGCTCGGTCGCGCCGCGCGCGTTCGCGGACGGTGCGGACTTCGAGCGGCTGCACGGGCTGCTGCGCCCCAGGACGGGGCTGTTCGGCGGGTGGCGGACGCGGTGGGCGGTCCGGTCGGCGCGCAGGCTGGTCGGCGCGGCGGCCGACGTCGGCGTGGTCGACCTGGAGGCGGCGGTGCTGGCCGCCGAGCAGTCGGCCGCGCAGGTCCGGGTCGCCACGGACGGCGGCACGTCGCTCACCTCGTTGCGCGGGCTGCTGGCCGAGGGGGACGCGCGCGCCCACGCCGCGATCGCCGGGTGGGTCGCCGCCCTGGCGGTGAGCGGGCGCGGCGCTGGGCCCCGGCGGGCGGTGGCGGCGCTGGCCACCGCGCTGCGGTCGGGTCGGGCGGCCCGGCGGCGGGCCCTGGCCGGGGTGTCCACCGAGCACCTGGTCGCGGCGCTGCCGCTGTGGGTGGGGACGCTGGCCGACGTCGAGGACATCCTGCCCGCCGTGCCGGGCGCGTTCGACCTGGTGGTGATCGACGAGGCGAGCCACGTCGACCAGCCGCTGGCCGCGCCCGCGCTGCTGCGCGGCAGGCGGGCGGTGATCGGCGGCGACCCGCGTCAGCTGCGGCACGTGTCGTTCGTCGGCGAGCGGGCGGTGCGCGAGGCGGTGGCGGCGGAAGGCGCCGGTTCGCTGGCGGACCGGCTGGACGTGCCGAAGGTCAGCCTGTTCGACGCGGGCGCGGCGGTGGCCGGGGTGCACTGGCTGACCGAGCACCACCGCTGCGCGCCGCACCTGATCGGCTTCGCCGCGACCCGGTTCTACGAGGGCCGGATCGCGCTGCTCACCACGCACCCGTCCGTCGCCGACGTGGACTGCATCGACGTCGAACGGGTCGCGGGCGTGCGTGACGACAAGGGCGTCAACGAGGTCGAGGTGGAGGCGGTGCTCGCGCACCTGCGCCGCCGGATCGCCGCCGGGGTCCGCTCGACCGGCGTCGTGACGCCGTTCCGGGCGCAGGCGGACGCGCTGGAGCGGGCGCTGCTCGACCGGTTGAGCCTGGACGAGATCACCACGGGCGGGGTGCGCGTCGGGACCGTGCACGGGGTGCAGGGCTCGGAGTTCGACGAGGTGGTGATCAGCCTGGCGCTGACCGACGAGGACCGGCCGGCCGCCTGGCGGTTCGCCAACGACCGGAACCTGCTGGCCGTGCTGACCACCCGGGCGCGCCGGCTGGTGCACGTGGTCACGTCGGCGACCGAGCCCGTCGGCCTGATCGGCGAGTACCTGCGGCACGCCGGGACACCGCCGACCGGGACCGCGGGCGCCACGCCGCCGGACGAGTGGACCAGGGTGCTGGCGGCGGAACTGGTGGCGCTGGGCCTGACCGTGCGGACCGGTTACCCGGTGGGTCGGTGGCGGGTGGACCTGGTGGTGGGCGAGCGCCAAGCGGCCGTCGCCCTGGACACCCGGCCGCACCCGGACGGCCCGGCGGCGCACCTGGACCGGTGGCGCGCGCTGCGCGGTGCGGGGTGGCGGATGCACGACGCGTTCCCCAGCCGGTTCGACCACGACCCGGCGCGGGCCGCGGTGGAACTGGCCCAGGAACTCGCGCGGGAGCCCGCTCACCGGGCGTGA
- a CDS encoding class I SAM-dependent methyltransferase — MPATDHPDEPARFWEDHYARTAPPAEPRVNARLAEVATFLPPGRALDLGCGPGGDARWLAGRGWRVTAVDISGTAVARLDDHARSAGLPITAERHDLAVSFPDGRFDLVSAQYLHTPFDLPRARVLRTAAQALTAGGRLLVVDHGSTAPWSWDQDPDARFPAPAEVAGELDLDPARWTVERADAPRRTAVGPGGRTAEVVDHVLLIRRTG, encoded by the coding sequence ATGCCCGCCACCGACCACCCCGACGAGCCCGCCCGGTTCTGGGAGGACCACTACGCCCGCACCGCCCCGCCCGCCGAACCGCGGGTGAACGCCCGGCTCGCGGAGGTCGCCACGTTCCTGCCGCCGGGGCGGGCGCTCGACCTCGGCTGCGGCCCCGGCGGCGACGCCCGGTGGCTCGCCGGTCGTGGTTGGCGGGTGACGGCGGTCGACATCTCCGGCACCGCGGTCGCCCGGCTGGACGACCACGCGCGTTCGGCGGGCCTCCCGATCACCGCCGAGCGGCACGACCTGGCGGTGAGCTTCCCCGACGGCCGGTTCGACCTGGTGTCGGCGCAGTACCTGCACACGCCGTTCGACCTGCCCCGCGCGCGCGTCCTGCGGACCGCCGCGCAGGCCCTGACCGCCGGCGGGCGGCTGCTGGTCGTGGATCACGGCTCCACCGCGCCCTGGTCGTGGGACCAGGACCCCGACGCCCGCTTCCCGGCACCGGCGGAGGTCGCGGGGGAGTTGGACCTCGATCCCGCGCGGTGGACCGTCGAACGCGCGGACGCGCCCCGCCGGACGGCCGTCGGGCCCGGCGGGCGGACCGCCGAGGTGGTCGACCACGTCCTGCTGATCCGTCGGACCGGCTGA
- a CDS encoding helix-turn-helix domain-containing protein codes for MSEDFEDVLRAVGPRLRALRRGRGLTLADLAARTGVSESTLSRLESGQRKATLELLLPLARAHDVPLDDLVGAPRTGDPRIHPAPVHRFGMTFLPLSRRAGGVHAYKVLIPGDTGHVTPQSHEGFEWLHVLDGRLRLVLGDHDVVLPPGEEAEFDTGLPHWLGSADGGPVELLVLFGPQGERAHLRARGSRR; via the coding sequence GTGAGCGAGGACTTCGAGGACGTGCTGCGCGCGGTCGGCCCCCGGCTGCGCGCCCTGCGTCGCGGCCGCGGCCTGACGCTGGCCGACCTCGCCGCGCGGACGGGGGTGTCGGAGAGCACGCTGTCCCGGTTGGAGAGCGGGCAGCGGAAGGCCACCCTCGAACTGCTGCTGCCGCTGGCCCGCGCCCACGACGTCCCGCTGGACGACCTGGTCGGCGCGCCGCGCACCGGCGACCCGCGGATCCACCCCGCCCCGGTCCACCGGTTCGGCATGACGTTCCTGCCGCTGTCCCGGCGCGCGGGCGGCGTGCACGCCTACAAGGTGCTCATCCCCGGCGACACCGGGCACGTCACCCCGCAGTCGCACGAGGGCTTCGAATGGCTCCACGTCCTCGACGGACGCCTGCGGCTGGTGCTCGGCGACCACGACGTGGTGCTGCCGCCCGGCGAGGAGGCCGAGTTCGACACCGGGCTGCCGCACTGGCTCGGCAGCGCCGACGGCGGCCCCGTCGAACTGCTCGTCCTGTTCGGACCGCAGGGCGAACGGGCGCACCTGCGGGCACGGGGAAGCCGCCGCTGA